The Desulfovibrio legallii genome window below encodes:
- the def gene encoding peptide deformylase: protein MLLDIVTYPDPRLKEVCAPIQEITEDIRRLAADMLETMYAAPGVGLAAPQVGRNIRMLVMDPSVQDGEKNPRVLINPVLALSGEEVRSEAEGCLSVPMNYRADVKRMSKVHLTATDLDGKRIEEDLEDFPAIVLQHEYDHLDGILFIDKISRLRRSLYDSKVKKWLKRKTAA from the coding sequence ATGCTACTGGACATTGTGACTTACCCGGACCCGCGCCTTAAAGAGGTCTGCGCGCCCATTCAGGAAATAACGGAGGATATCCGCCGCCTGGCGGCGGATATGCTGGAAACCATGTACGCCGCGCCCGGCGTGGGTCTGGCCGCGCCGCAGGTGGGCCGCAATATCCGCATGCTGGTCATGGACCCTTCCGTGCAGGATGGCGAAAAAAATCCCCGCGTACTGATCAACCCCGTGCTCGCCCTTTCGGGCGAAGAAGTGCGCAGCGAGGCCGAAGGCTGCCTTTCCGTGCCCATGAATTACCGGGCCGACGTCAAACGCATGAGCAAGGTGCACCTGACCGCCACAGACCTGGATGGCAAGCGCATTGAAGAAGACCTGGAAGATTTTCCCGCCATTGTGCTGCAGCACGAATACGACCACCTGGACGGCATCCTGTTTATCGACAAAATCAGCCGCCTGCGGCGCAGCCTTTACGACAGCAAGGTAAAAAAGTGGCTCAAGCGCAAAACTGCCGCCTAG
- the fmt gene encoding methionyl-tRNA formyltransferase, translating into MAQAQNCRLVFMGTPDFAVPTLRRLAVWPRGSLVAVYTQPDRPAGRGHKLSMPPVKSAALELGLPVEQPESFKDPAAVARLAAYAPDVLVVAAYGLLLPQSVLDLPRLAPLNVHASLLPRWRGAAPIQRAIMEDWQPDARTGVSIMRVVRQLDAGPVYASASLPLNDHTAGSLHDALAQLGADLLPQVLDALLEGRATAEDQDAGRVTYAAKMGKQDSVITWNRPAVQVHAHIRGVTPWPGARVVLHFSGQDKTFPCTLAPGRLAEPCPGVSPGTLDHADDTLRVACADRWYALGALRPQGRKTMSARDFVNGALRGLRPGPCGLVEQGE; encoded by the coding sequence GTGGCTCAAGCGCAAAACTGCCGCCTAGTGTTCATGGGCACGCCGGACTTTGCCGTGCCCACCCTGCGCCGTCTGGCCGTCTGGCCGCGCGGCAGCCTCGTCGCCGTCTACACCCAGCCGGACAGGCCCGCCGGGCGCGGCCACAAGCTCAGCATGCCGCCCGTCAAAAGCGCGGCCCTGGAACTGGGTCTGCCCGTCGAACAACCGGAAAGTTTTAAGGATCCCGCCGCCGTGGCCCGTCTGGCCGCCTACGCCCCGGACGTGCTGGTAGTGGCCGCCTACGGCCTGCTGTTGCCCCAGTCTGTGCTGGATCTGCCCCGTCTCGCCCCCCTTAACGTGCACGCCTCCCTTTTGCCCCGCTGGCGCGGGGCAGCGCCCATCCAGCGCGCCATTATGGAGGACTGGCAGCCCGATGCCCGCACAGGCGTTTCCATCATGCGTGTGGTGCGCCAACTGGACGCCGGTCCGGTATACGCCAGCGCCTCCCTGCCCCTCAATGACCACACTGCAGGCAGCCTACACGACGCCTTGGCCCAACTGGGCGCAGACCTCCTGCCCCAGGTGCTGGACGCCCTGCTGGAAGGCCGCGCCACAGCGGAGGATCAGGATGCCGGCCGCGTCACCTACGCCGCCAAAATGGGCAAACAGGATTCCGTCATTACCTGGAACCGCCCGGCGGTGCAGGTGCACGCCCATATCCGCGGGGTCACGCCCTGGCCCGGCGCGCGCGTAGTCCTGCACTTCAGCGGTCAGGACAAAACTTTTCCCTGCACTCTGGCTCCGGGCAGGTTGGCCGAGCCCTGCCCCGGCGTCAGCCCCGGCACGCTCGACCATGCGGATGACACGCTGCGCGTGGCCTGCGCCGACCGTTGGTACGCCCTGGGCGCGCTGCGTCCCCAGGGCCGCAAGACCATGTCCGCCCGCGACTTTGTCAATGGCGCGTTGCGCGGCCTGCGGCCCGGACCCTGCGGCCTGGTGGAACAGGGGGAATAA